Proteins encoded within one genomic window of Amorphoplanes friuliensis DSM 7358:
- a CDS encoding sensor histidine kinase encodes MELGGWHETRVGQAVRHHPLLCDAALGVALAIFAVIALRVGPHGETPRSPGVADVFAIAVAFLAVSLRRVRTRPALIVAAIAWTAVVGVHHERQPVLTAALVVLLFTHASRTDRRTAWITAGCVAAALYLAGVAWGGGGWWAPENLGGVAWIGMATAIGDATRSRRAYVAEVEERARRAEQSRDEEARRRVVEERVRIARELHDVVAHHIAVIKVQATGAKHILAHRPERVGPALDHISRSSDAVLKEIASVVGLLRSSENLDGDPAPATEPTRGLARLSGLLDDLAAAGLRVDHHQIGESRELPALVDLAAFRIAQEALTNAQKYGDGTARLIVAYTGDGVTLDITNPVKRENAPAGSGYGILGMRERAASTGGLLTACPGAQGLFAVHAELPSAALEPAAS; translated from the coding sequence ATGGAGCTGGGCGGATGGCACGAGACACGGGTGGGGCAGGCAGTTCGCCACCATCCGCTGCTCTGTGACGCCGCCCTCGGCGTGGCGCTGGCGATCTTCGCGGTCATCGCCCTGCGCGTCGGGCCGCACGGTGAGACACCGCGCTCGCCCGGAGTCGCCGACGTCTTCGCGATCGCCGTCGCCTTCCTGGCCGTCTCCCTGCGCCGCGTCCGGACCCGGCCGGCGCTGATCGTCGCGGCGATCGCCTGGACCGCGGTGGTCGGGGTCCACCACGAGCGGCAGCCGGTGCTGACCGCGGCCCTGGTCGTCCTTCTCTTCACCCACGCGAGCCGCACCGACCGGCGGACGGCCTGGATCACCGCCGGTTGTGTCGCCGCGGCCCTCTACCTGGCCGGTGTCGCGTGGGGCGGCGGTGGCTGGTGGGCACCGGAAAACCTGGGCGGTGTCGCCTGGATCGGCATGGCCACGGCCATCGGGGACGCCACCCGCAGCCGCCGGGCCTACGTCGCCGAGGTCGAGGAGCGGGCCCGGCGTGCCGAGCAGAGCCGCGACGAGGAGGCCCGCCGTCGTGTCGTCGAGGAGCGGGTCCGCATCGCCCGGGAGCTGCACGACGTCGTCGCCCACCACATCGCCGTCATCAAGGTGCAGGCCACCGGGGCCAAACACATCCTGGCGCACCGCCCGGAACGTGTCGGCCCGGCGCTGGACCACATCAGCCGCTCCTCGGACGCCGTGCTCAAGGAGATCGCCTCGGTGGTCGGCCTGCTGCGCAGCTCCGAGAACCTCGACGGTGACCCGGCGCCGGCGACCGAGCCGACCCGCGGGCTGGCCCGGCTGAGCGGGCTGCTCGACGACCTCGCCGCCGCCGGGTTGCGTGTCGACCACCACCAGATCGGCGAGTCCCGCGAGCTGCCCGCGCTGGTCGACCTCGCGGCCTTCCGCATCGCGCAGGAGGCGCTCACCAACGCCCAGAAATACGGCGACGGCACCGCCCGTCTGATCGTGGCTTACACCGGCGACGGTGTGACCCTGGACATCACCAACCCGGTCAAGCGCGAGAACGCCCCGGCCGGATCCGGGTACGGCATCCTCGGCATGCGTGAGCGTGCCGCCTCCACGGGCGGCCTCCTCACGGCCTGCCCGGGGGCGCAGGGCCTGTTCGCGGTCCACGCCGAGCTGCCCTCCGCCGCCCTCGAGCCGGCCGCGTCATGA
- a CDS encoding response regulator, with the protein MTIRVLLADDQPLIRAGFRMFVEPDPGVEVVGEAGTGREAVQLARSERADVVLMDIRMPDMDGIEATRHIAEAEDLAGVRVLVLTTFENDDNVVLALRAGASGFLGKHVEPADLLHAIRVVAAGESLLSPAATRGLVSRFLSQPVPSALPAALELGALTEREREVLALVAYGLSNDEIAERLHLSPLTVKTHINRAMSKLGVRDRAQLVVIAYQSGLVRPGETQP; encoded by the coding sequence ATGACCATCCGCGTCCTGCTGGCCGACGACCAGCCGCTGATCCGGGCCGGCTTCCGGATGTTCGTCGAGCCCGACCCCGGCGTCGAGGTGGTCGGCGAGGCCGGCACTGGCCGCGAGGCCGTGCAGCTGGCCCGCTCCGAGCGGGCCGACGTGGTGCTCATGGACATTCGCATGCCGGACATGGACGGCATCGAGGCCACCCGTCACATCGCCGAGGCCGAGGACCTGGCCGGCGTGCGCGTGCTGGTCCTGACGACCTTCGAGAACGACGACAACGTCGTGCTGGCCCTGCGGGCGGGCGCGAGCGGTTTCCTCGGCAAGCACGTCGAGCCCGCCGATCTGCTGCACGCCATCCGGGTCGTCGCGGCGGGTGAGTCGTTACTCTCCCCGGCCGCGACCCGCGGACTGGTCAGCCGCTTCCTGAGCCAGCCGGTGCCCAGCGCACTGCCGGCGGCGTTGGAGCTCGGCGCTCTGACGGAACGCGAACGTGAGGTGCTGGCGCTGGTGGCGTACGGGCTGTCGAACGACGAGATCGCCGAGCGGCTGCACCTGTCGCCGCTGACGGTGAAGACACACATCAACCGGGCGATGAGCAAGCTCGGCGTCCGCGACCGCGCGCAGCTGGTCGTCATCGCGTACCAGAGTGGTCTGGTCCGTCCGGGGGAGACGCAGCCATGA
- a CDS encoding integral membrane protein, with amino-acid sequence MSSLVIAVLLCIVSAAGYAAAAVLQERVAQRPLGVLVRLPVWWVAIALNGVGAALHVAALRYGPLSLVQPFGVLTLVLAVPLAATLARRAVSRVEGRGISLTVAGLVGILLLAGTTNSIAVLSTAQLVGLLLVTATVLTALGGWGAVPGASGLWTAAAAGVSFGVSSALTQTVAVHVTDEGFGALLDPTVAVAALAIAVLSTAGTLFTQRSYRDGLGAPLAVSTLANPVAAATIGLVLLGEQITGGTVGALIALASAGAAAAGVSLLTRAQLKLKVPVSVAPEVCPA; translated from the coding sequence ATGAGCTCGCTGGTGATCGCCGTGCTGCTGTGCATCGTCTCGGCCGCGGGTTACGCGGCCGCGGCCGTCCTGCAGGAGCGGGTGGCGCAGCGACCCCTCGGCGTGCTGGTCCGTTTGCCCGTGTGGTGGGTCGCGATCGCGCTGAACGGTGTCGGTGCTGCCCTGCACGTCGCCGCCCTGCGGTACGGCCCGCTCTCGCTGGTCCAGCCGTTCGGTGTGCTCACCCTGGTGCTGGCGGTCCCGCTGGCCGCGACGCTCGCCCGGCGGGCGGTCAGCCGCGTCGAGGGCCGTGGCATCTCCCTGACGGTGGCCGGCCTGGTCGGCATCCTGCTCCTCGCCGGTACGACCAACAGCATCGCCGTGCTCAGCACCGCCCAGCTCGTCGGGCTGCTGCTGGTGACCGCCACCGTGCTGACCGCCCTGGGCGGCTGGGGCGCAGTGCCGGGCGCCTCGGGCCTGTGGACCGCGGCCGCCGCCGGTGTCTCGTTCGGTGTCTCCTCGGCGCTGACGCAGACGGTCGCCGTGCACGTCACCGACGAGGGTTTCGGCGCCCTGCTCGACCCGACGGTTGCCGTTGCCGCGCTGGCGATCGCCGTCCTGTCCACGGCCGGCACGCTCTTCACCCAGCGGTCCTACCGTGACGGTCTCGGCGCGCCGCTGGCGGTCAGCACCCTGGCCAACCCGGTCGCCGCCGCGACGATCGGCCTGGTGCTGCTGGGCGAGCAGATCACCGGCGGCACGGTCGGCGCCCTGATCGCTCTGGCCAGCGCCGGTGCCGCGGCGGCCGGTGTCAGCCTGCTGACCCGGGCCCAGCTGAAACTGAAGGTTCCGGTGTCCGTCGCGCCCGAGGTGTGTCCCGCTTGA